In Flammeovirgaceae bacterium 311, one DNA window encodes the following:
- a CDS encoding hypothetical protein (COG4991 Uncharacterized protein with a bacterial SH3 domain homologue) gives MRKLLLTLILLAFSTVMFAQTLRNGSDKGLNLRSEPSTNASVLTSIPPNAKVTVVDTSNSEWTKVKYDGKTGYVASKYLSEENNPNRSNNNSNNNNNSSAKNNNSSSSSKSSSSNSNGVDYNTGIGVRLGNWESGLTVKHFFKGNAAIEGIISSGWLHRGTRITGLYEVQKPLGGNGFYWFWGVGAHVGFYNERYWNYNNDCKDGRYWHKGQWYPCDGGTRTTLGIDGIIGLEYKFPQAPFTLGIDFKPSIDLLGWGRHYGDGAFTTRYVF, from the coding sequence ATGAGAAAACTGTTACTCACCCTGATACTGCTTGCCTTCAGCACTGTTATGTTTGCCCAAACCCTGCGCAACGGATCAGACAAAGGCTTAAACCTGCGGAGCGAACCCAGCACAAACGCCAGCGTTCTTACCTCTATTCCGCCAAATGCTAAAGTAACTGTTGTGGATACCAGCAACAGCGAATGGACCAAAGTGAAATATGATGGTAAAACCGGCTATGTTGCTTCTAAATACCTAAGCGAAGAAAACAACCCAAACCGCAGCAACAACAATAGCAACAACAATAATAATAGTAGCGCCAAAAATAACAACAGCAGCTCTTCCTCCAAAAGCAGCAGCTCCAACAGCAATGGTGTGGATTACAACACCGGCATTGGGGTACGCCTTGGCAACTGGGAAAGCGGCTTAACCGTTAAGCACTTCTTTAAAGGCAATGCTGCCATCGAAGGCATCATCAGCAGTGGCTGGCTGCACCGTGGCACCCGCATTACCGGACTTTACGAAGTGCAGAAACCCCTGGGAGGTAACGGCTTCTACTGGTTCTGGGGCGTTGGTGCTCACGTAGGCTTCTACAATGAGCGCTACTGGAACTACAACAACGACTGCAAAGATGGCCGCTACTGGCACAAGGGCCAGTGGTACCCCTGCGATGGCGGAACCAGAACAACCCTGGGAATTGATGGCATCATAGGCCTTGAATACAAATTTCCACAGGCTCCTTTTACCCTGGGCATTGACTTCAAACCTTCTATCGACCTGCTGGGATGGGGCCGCCACTACGGCGACGGCGCATTTACCACCCGCTATGTATTCTAA
- a CDS encoding DnaJ-class molecular chaperone with C-terminal Zn finger domain (COG2214 DnaJ-class molecular chaperone) produces the protein MDYKDYYKILGVSKAASQDEIKKAYRKLAVKYHPDKNKGDKTAEEKFKEISEANNVLSDPEKRRQYDELGSNWNRYQQTGGAGGFNWSEYARRQQAGRTYQSYDFGDAFGGGTKSGGRGGFSDFFQNFFGGGFEGAGSRQSAAFKGQDLQSEMAISFQEAYDGTTHVMSVHGEQMRIKLKPGIEDKQTLKLKGKGAPGVNGGQAGDLFLTIHVAPHPQFERRGDDLHTDLPVDLYTALLGGKITVNTMSGPVNMQIPALTQNGKVLRLREKGMPRYNQPGQFGDLYVRVQVELPSQLSNEEKQIFEELRRLKEQKYAGTH, from the coding sequence ATGGATTATAAAGACTACTATAAAATACTGGGAGTAAGCAAAGCAGCTTCTCAGGACGAAATAAAAAAAGCTTACCGGAAGCTGGCAGTAAAATACCATCCTGATAAGAATAAGGGAGATAAAACTGCTGAAGAGAAGTTTAAGGAGATTAGTGAGGCAAACAATGTACTTAGTGATCCGGAAAAGCGCAGGCAGTACGATGAGCTGGGTTCTAACTGGAACCGCTACCAGCAAACGGGCGGTGCCGGTGGTTTTAACTGGTCGGAGTATGCCCGCAGGCAGCAGGCAGGCCGCACCTACCAGTCCTACGATTTTGGCGATGCCTTTGGCGGCGGTACGAAAAGCGGCGGGAGAGGTGGTTTTTCTGATTTTTTCCAGAATTTTTTTGGCGGCGGTTTCGAAGGTGCCGGCAGCAGGCAGTCTGCAGCCTTTAAGGGGCAGGATCTGCAAAGTGAAATGGCAATCAGCTTTCAGGAAGCTTACGATGGTACCACGCATGTTATGAGCGTGCATGGTGAGCAAATGCGTATTAAACTAAAACCAGGGATTGAAGATAAGCAAACCCTTAAACTAAAGGGAAAAGGAGCCCCGGGTGTAAACGGAGGGCAGGCGGGAGACCTGTTCCTGACCATCCACGTAGCCCCGCATCCGCAGTTTGAGCGCAGGGGTGATGACCTCCATACAGATTTGCCTGTAGATCTTTATACGGCGCTGTTAGGAGGTAAAATAACGGTTAATACAATGTCCGGACCGGTAAACATGCAGATACCGGCGCTTACACAAAATGGCAAGGTGTTGCGGCTGCGCGAGAAAGGCATGCCCAGGTACAACCAGCCCGGCCAGTTTGGAGATTTGTATGTGCGTGTACAGGTGGAGCTGCCCAGCCAGCTCAGCAACGAAGAGAAACAAATTTTTGAAGAGCTAAGGCGCCTTAAAGAGCAGAAGTATGCTGGTACACATTGA
- a CDS encoding hypothetical protein (COG4327 Predicted membrane protein) encodes MEWFGSRNVFKHEPHQDYFLKIFNSGMQKRNLEDYWRRNIRYVLGLLAVWFVVSYGCGILFVDELNQLRMGGFKLGFWFAQQGAIYVFVVIIFVYVWLMNRLDKKFDVNEEEAPVTRSTTFRDRFRRQKPNPTLPK; translated from the coding sequence TTGGAGTGGTTCGGCTCCCGGAATGTTTTTAAACATGAGCCGCACCAAGATTATTTTTTAAAAATATTTAACTCAGGTATGCAAAAACGAAATTTAGAAGACTACTGGCGCAGGAACATCCGCTATGTACTGGGCTTACTGGCCGTTTGGTTTGTAGTATCTTATGGGTGTGGCATTCTGTTTGTCGATGAGCTGAACCAGCTGCGCATGGGTGGCTTTAAACTTGGTTTCTGGTTTGCGCAGCAGGGGGCTATTTATGTTTTTGTTGTCATTATTTTTGTGTATGTGTGGCTGATGAACCGGCTCGATAAAAAGTTTGATGTAAACGAAGAAGAAGCACCTGTAACACGCAGTACTACTTTCAGGGATCGCTTCCGCCGCCAGAAACCAAACCCTACCTTACCAAAGTAA
- a CDS encoding sodium:solute symporter, VC_2705 subfamily protein (COG4147 Predicted symporter) — protein MDVQSWTYLLVGITFALYIGIAIWSRAGSTKEFYVAGGGVSPLANGMATAADWMSAASFISMAGLISFMGYDGAVYLMGWTGGYVLLALLLAPYLRKFGKFTVPDFVGDRYYSQTARQVAVICALFVSFTYVAGQMRGVGVVFARFLELEVEWGVALGMLIVFFYATLGGMKGITYTQVAQYCVLIFAFMVPAIYISIMMTDNAIPQLGFGGTLSDGTYLLDRLDGLHQELGFAAYTEGSKATIDVFFITAALMVGTAGLPHVIVRFFTVPKVKDARLSAGYALIFIAILYTTAPAIGAFARTNLINTVNNNEYASMPEWFNKWEKTGLLKFEDKNNDGRIQYVADAGRNELTTFDKDIIVLANPEIAQLPNWVVGLVAAGGLAAALSTAAGLLLVISASVSHDFIKKMVNPDISEKGELWAARGSAAVAVIIAGYFGINPPGFVAEVVAFAFGLAASSFFPAIIMGIFSKRMNKQGAIAGMLTGLLFTLGYIVYFKFGTVLFGLSPAAVAPARWWFGISPEGIGTLGMFINFVVSFVVMKLSPPPPPHIQELVEDIRYPRGAGAATDH, from the coding sequence ATGGACGTTCAAAGCTGGACCTACCTGCTCGTAGGAATTACCTTCGCCCTCTACATAGGCATTGCCATCTGGTCGCGCGCCGGATCTACCAAAGAGTTTTATGTGGCTGGCGGCGGGGTATCTCCCCTGGCCAATGGCATGGCCACTGCCGCCGACTGGATGAGCGCCGCCTCCTTTATTTCTATGGCCGGCCTTATTTCTTTTATGGGTTACGATGGGGCTGTATACCTCATGGGGTGGACGGGCGGCTACGTGCTGCTGGCCCTGCTGCTGGCCCCTTACCTGCGTAAATTTGGCAAGTTTACCGTGCCCGATTTTGTTGGCGACCGCTACTACTCCCAGACTGCCCGCCAGGTAGCTGTTATATGCGCCCTGTTTGTGAGCTTTACTTATGTAGCCGGCCAGATGCGGGGCGTGGGCGTGGTATTTGCACGCTTTCTGGAGCTGGAGGTAGAATGGGGCGTTGCCTTAGGCATGCTCATAGTATTTTTTTATGCTACCCTGGGCGGCATGAAGGGCATTACCTACACTCAGGTGGCCCAGTACTGCGTGCTGATCTTTGCCTTTATGGTACCAGCCATTTATATCTCTATTATGATGACGGACAACGCCATTCCGCAGCTGGGTTTTGGCGGTACCCTTAGCGATGGCACCTACCTGCTCGACAGGCTGGATGGCCTGCACCAGGAGCTTGGGTTCGCAGCTTATACCGAGGGGTCAAAGGCTACGATTGATGTTTTCTTTATTACAGCCGCCCTTATGGTGGGCACTGCCGGCCTGCCGCACGTAATTGTGCGTTTCTTTACCGTACCAAAGGTAAAAGATGCACGCCTGTCGGCAGGTTATGCCCTGATCTTTATCGCCATACTCTACACCACTGCACCTGCCATTGGCGCTTTTGCACGCACCAATCTTATTAACACAGTGAATAATAATGAGTATGCATCCATGCCGGAGTGGTTTAACAAATGGGAAAAGACCGGCCTGCTGAAATTTGAAGATAAAAACAACGACGGCAGGATACAGTATGTAGCAGATGCCGGCCGCAACGAGCTTACTACTTTCGATAAAGACATCATCGTGCTGGCCAACCCCGAAATTGCACAGCTGCCAAACTGGGTGGTGGGGCTGGTAGCTGCCGGTGGCCTGGCAGCGGCGCTTTCTACTGCTGCCGGCTTGCTGCTGGTTATCTCTGCCTCGGTTAGCCACGACTTTATCAAGAAAATGGTAAACCCTGATATCAGTGAAAAGGGTGAGCTCTGGGCAGCTCGTGGCTCTGCTGCTGTTGCCGTGATCATAGCAGGCTATTTTGGCATTAACCCTCCCGGCTTTGTTGCCGAGGTTGTTGCCTTTGCCTTTGGTCTGGCGGCATCAAGCTTTTTCCCTGCCATTATCATGGGTATTTTCAGCAAGCGCATGAACAAGCAGGGAGCAATTGCCGGCATGCTTACCGGCTTACTTTTTACCCTGGGTTATATTGTATACTTTAAATTTGGCACTGTGCTGTTTGGCCTTAGCCCGGCAGCAGTAGCACCAGCCCGCTGGTGGTTTGGCATCTCTCCGGAGGGAATTGGCACCCTTGGCATGTTCATTAATTTTGTGGTATCTTTTGTGGTCATGAAGCTAAGCCCGCCGCCACCGCCGCATATTCAGGAACTGGTAGAAGATATTCGCTACCCAAGAGGCGCAGGCGCTGCCACTGATCACTAA
- a CDS encoding PAS domain-containing protein (COG3292 Predicted periplasmic ligand-binding sensor domain) yields MSLLYLCLHPGQFKAYGQHQLLKKFNARSYYEDNDGLISNNIFASAQSSNGEMWFGTQKGISTFDGIRWNTIEGSENLPFHYTSMLLALPGDSMLQMSYTPNKNLGLRLFHNKNLIELANLPEHFGTVNQYGLNAAALKTGRQLEIAVQADEHIWIGRTSEKEWQKYKLPEDINTRNITKLVYYQSTLLILTTKGLYSFHPATRHYSLLWPAQLKDREILAATTSPDGSKLYLLGNDWLGEWNDEGFRFLSQKLYPEKPLYLPTNFYNIVATRAGLIILQHNNSLILYHTANGSIQPFRLADSYTSSVPTAIIEDTEENLWFSTMRGVAMVNNLSFATVAKVAGLADSEISTVLPLDSATILLGSNIGVNILRNGNWLKEAQGKPTYSTNNYRIMDARTINGQTLIAGNSQGLGVLAQDYEVKWHKLPGNLWATTVSYWNGQLLIGTDAGKVLSFRDGKFQDFIDTHQSLYIRKIFIDQENRLFLLTPKGLFHVDGSTAIPIEAENLHYNSLFCFVQWKGRTLFGTSHGVCELKNNRIVPVPAIAVNRPVYAMLQDKNGRLWMGTDKGVYILDNNKLKNYNRHNGLIGQEINRSALVEMQDGSIWIGSDRGLSVFDPALYKEPSIVPLLCLETVKSNEKQLSQQSGYTVDYNQNTLEFIFKPITFYLPEALQYRYRLEGLEKEWTYSKNYLQNSVRFTSLPPGQYTFSIQASVQNGSWSPVTSSSAVIIAPPFYTRWWFIALLILGVGFVGFTIHSFIFYKSNETRLKAAIKTKKSQIKQSESKFKAIWETMDTGVVLTTRNASIVMANPSFCRMFHKPEEELIGNDIAALLDHARFSRAFIEDWYQNPRVLRFEVEVKVAGAPLYLLVTFSFLNKLTPKEPLLVIGLKDVSDQKEAEMKNMRLNELLIRQNRDLVKKELELATFNSELLERQKELQEALHILEERNFELDQFVYKTSHDLRAPIASAIGLLNIMKMEGNPEGWPRYVDMIMRSLQKQDNFIKAMLNFSKTARAIEKPELINFEALIAQCLLDLQYLPGLDQISRRISITDPRGSFYSDKMKINIILSNILSNCIKYRDSGKATSRVDITVETSEQQAHIIISDNGIGINQDYLQNIFDMFYRATERSDGSGLGLYIVKQTLERLGGKIEATSELGKGSCFTITLPNMKADQEAVLVLSPESIIPINGWDSSNR; encoded by the coding sequence TTGTCTCTGCTTTATCTGTGCCTGCACCCGGGCCAGTTTAAAGCTTATGGCCAGCACCAGCTATTAAAAAAATTCAATGCCCGCAGCTACTACGAAGATAATGATGGCCTGATCTCCAATAACATTTTTGCCTCTGCCCAGAGCAGCAACGGCGAAATGTGGTTTGGCACCCAGAAAGGCATCAGCACCTTCGACGGCATTCGCTGGAATACTATTGAAGGATCTGAAAACCTGCCCTTCCACTACACCAGCATGCTGCTGGCCCTGCCTGGAGACAGCATGCTGCAGATGAGCTATACGCCAAACAAAAACCTGGGCCTGCGTTTATTCCACAACAAAAACTTAATTGAACTGGCAAACCTACCGGAGCATTTCGGCACTGTAAATCAGTATGGCCTGAATGCTGCAGCACTAAAAACAGGTCGGCAGCTGGAAATAGCCGTACAGGCTGACGAGCATATCTGGATTGGCCGCACTTCTGAAAAAGAGTGGCAGAAGTATAAATTACCCGAAGATATCAATACCCGGAACATCACCAAACTGGTTTATTATCAGAGCACACTGCTCATTCTCACTACAAAAGGCTTGTATAGTTTCCACCCGGCTACCCGGCACTATAGTTTATTATGGCCTGCACAATTAAAGGACAGGGAGATTTTGGCTGCAACTACCTCTCCGGATGGTAGCAAGCTGTACCTGCTTGGCAACGACTGGCTGGGCGAATGGAACGACGAAGGTTTTAGATTCCTGTCTCAGAAGCTCTATCCGGAAAAACCACTATACCTGCCCACCAACTTTTATAATATCGTTGCTACCAGGGCTGGCCTGATTATTCTCCAGCACAATAATTCGCTGATCCTTTATCATACCGCTAATGGCAGCATACAGCCATTCCGCCTGGCAGATTCCTACACCTCTTCTGTTCCTACTGCTATTATAGAAGATACAGAAGAAAACCTCTGGTTCAGCACCATGCGCGGCGTAGCCATGGTAAACAACCTAAGCTTTGCCACCGTGGCAAAAGTGGCTGGTTTGGCAGACAGTGAGATAAGCACTGTTTTACCACTGGATTCTGCCACCATTTTGCTGGGCAGCAACATTGGTGTAAATATACTAAGGAACGGGAACTGGCTTAAAGAAGCACAGGGTAAACCTACCTACAGCACCAACAACTATCGCATTATGGATGCCCGCACTATTAACGGGCAAACGTTGATTGCCGGCAATTCACAGGGGCTGGGCGTGCTGGCGCAAGATTATGAGGTGAAATGGCATAAGCTGCCCGGTAACCTGTGGGCTACCACTGTAAGTTACTGGAACGGGCAGCTGTTAATTGGTACGGACGCTGGCAAAGTATTATCCTTTAGGGATGGTAAGTTTCAGGACTTTATTGACACACATCAAAGCTTATACATCCGGAAAATCTTTATCGATCAGGAGAACAGGCTCTTCCTGCTCACTCCAAAAGGCCTTTTTCATGTTGATGGCAGCACTGCCATCCCCATTGAAGCAGAAAACCTTCACTACAATAGCCTGTTTTGCTTTGTGCAGTGGAAAGGGCGTACACTTTTCGGAACTTCTCATGGTGTATGTGAGCTTAAAAACAACAGGATTGTTCCTGTGCCAGCCATTGCCGTTAACAGACCAGTGTATGCCATGCTGCAGGACAAAAACGGCAGGTTATGGATGGGAACCGACAAAGGGGTTTATATTCTGGACAATAACAAGCTAAAAAATTATAACCGCCATAACGGACTGATCGGGCAGGAAATAAACCGCAGCGCACTGGTTGAAATGCAGGATGGCAGCATTTGGATTGGTTCCGACCGGGGCCTTTCTGTTTTTGATCCTGCTCTTTACAAAGAGCCTTCTATTGTACCCCTGCTATGCCTGGAAACAGTTAAATCTAACGAAAAACAGCTAAGCCAGCAGTCGGGCTATACCGTTGATTATAACCAGAACACGCTGGAATTCATATTTAAGCCCATTACCTTTTATTTGCCGGAAGCTTTACAGTACCGCTACCGGCTGGAGGGTCTTGAGAAAGAATGGACTTATTCAAAAAATTATTTACAAAACAGTGTGCGCTTTACCAGCCTGCCGCCGGGCCAGTATACCTTCAGCATCCAGGCAAGTGTGCAGAATGGTAGCTGGAGTCCCGTTACTAGCAGTTCTGCAGTAATCATTGCGCCTCCTTTCTATACCCGCTGGTGGTTTATTGCACTTTTAATTCTGGGTGTTGGCTTTGTTGGCTTTACCATACATTCCTTTATTTTCTACAAAAGCAACGAAACCCGCCTTAAGGCAGCTATCAAAACCAAGAAAAGCCAGATCAAACAAAGCGAATCTAAATTTAAGGCTATCTGGGAAACCATGGACACCGGCGTAGTGCTTACCACCCGGAATGCCAGCATTGTAATGGCCAACCCATCGTTTTGCCGCATGTTTCACAAGCCCGAAGAGGAGCTTATTGGCAATGACATAGCAGCACTGCTGGACCATGCCCGCTTCTCCAGAGCATTTATTGAAGATTGGTACCAGAATCCACGCGTATTAAGATTTGAAGTAGAAGTTAAAGTTGCCGGAGCACCGCTATACCTGCTGGTTACCTTTTCTTTTCTGAATAAGCTTACCCCAAAGGAACCTTTACTGGTGATTGGCCTGAAGGATGTCTCTGACCAGAAGGAAGCTGAAATGAAAAATATGCGGCTGAATGAACTGCTCATTCGCCAGAACAGAGACCTGGTGAAGAAAGAACTGGAACTGGCCACCTTTAACAGCGAACTGCTGGAGCGCCAGAAAGAACTTCAGGAAGCTTTGCACATCCTGGAAGAACGTAACTTTGAGCTCGACCAGTTTGTATATAAAACCTCGCACGACCTGCGCGCTCCAATTGCCTCTGCCATTGGCCTGCTCAACATCATGAAAATGGAGGGCAATCCGGAAGGATGGCCCCGCTACGTAGACATGATCATGCGGTCGCTTCAAAAGCAGGACAATTTTATAAAGGCCATGCTGAACTTCTCAAAAACAGCCAGGGCTATAGAAAAACCTGAGCTGATCAATTTTGAAGCACTGATCGCACAGTGCCTGCTTGATTTGCAGTACCTGCCCGGCCTTGACCAGATTAGCAGGCGCATAAGCATTACTGACCCGAGAGGCAGCTTTTATTCTGACAAGATGAAGATCAACATCATTTTGTCGAACATTTTATCGAATTGCATTAAATACCGTGATTCCGGAAAAGCCACTTCCCGCGTAGATATTACTGTGGAAACCAGTGAGCAACAGGCTCATATCATCATTAGCGACAATGGTATAGGTATTAATCAGGATTATTTGCAGAATATCTTTGATATGTTTTACCGGGCTACCGAACGTTCAGACGGATCGGGTCTGGGTTTATACATTGTAAAGCAAACCCTGGAACGACTGGGTGGCAAAATAGAGGCAACTTCAGAACTTGGTAAAGGCAGCTGCTTCACCATAACACTCCCCAATATGAAAGCAGATCAGGAGGCGGTTTTAGTTTTAAGCCCAGAAAGCATTATACCAATTAATGGCTGGGATAGCAGCAACAGATAG
- a CDS encoding aldo/keto reductase (COG0667 Predicted oxidoreductases (related to aryl-alcohol dehydrogenases)) — translation MMHNRKITSSELRVSRIGLGLAALGRPGYINLGHVEDLQGKYNTAALEEHTRQVLDEAWRKGIRYFDTARSYGRAEKFLGSWLRERNIPESDVIVGSKWGYTYTANWQVKAPEHEVKQHSITQLDKQREESNLLLGGYLKLYQIHSVTLESGVLENRLVLDRLHALKMHGMHIGLTVSGPRQAEALRKAQTIRYDGEQLFETVQATWNLLEQAAGEALAEAHASGWGVIIKEGMANGRLTSRNTDPAFAKKLELLQQISEETGYSADAIALAAILAQPWADVVLSGAATLAQLRSNLNALTLSLNASQLERLLALQEPAESYWHTRSTLEWN, via the coding sequence ATGATGCACAATCGAAAAATAACTTCTTCAGAGCTGAGGGTATCGCGCATAGGGCTGGGACTGGCTGCCCTGGGCAGGCCCGGTTATATTAACCTGGGCCATGTGGAGGACCTGCAGGGTAAATACAATACCGCTGCCCTGGAGGAGCACACCCGTCAGGTACTGGATGAGGCCTGGCGAAAGGGGATCAGGTATTTCGATACGGCACGCTCTTACGGACGCGCAGAAAAATTTTTAGGCAGCTGGCTGCGGGAGCGCAATATCCCGGAAAGCGATGTGATTGTTGGCTCTAAATGGGGCTACACTTATACAGCCAACTGGCAGGTAAAAGCTCCGGAACATGAGGTAAAACAGCACTCCATCACGCAGCTGGATAAACAGCGGGAGGAAAGTAACCTGCTGCTTGGCGGTTACCTGAAGCTCTACCAGATTCACTCGGTTACCCTGGAGTCTGGTGTGCTGGAAAACCGCCTGGTACTCGACAGGCTGCATGCTCTTAAGATGCATGGCATGCACATTGGCCTTACCGTGAGCGGACCCCGCCAGGCCGAAGCCCTCAGAAAAGCCCAAACCATCCGCTACGATGGCGAGCAGCTCTTCGAAACTGTACAGGCTACCTGGAACCTGCTGGAACAAGCGGCTGGGGAAGCCCTTGCCGAAGCTCATGCCAGTGGCTGGGGTGTGATCATCAAGGAAGGTATGGCCAATGGCAGGCTTACCTCCCGGAATACCGATCCTGCTTTTGCTAAAAAATTAGAACTTTTGCAGCAAATAAGTGAGGAAACAGGCTACTCAGCTGATGCAATTGCACTGGCAGCTATTCTGGCACAGCCCTGGGCCGATGTAGTGCTAAGCGGTGCTGCTACCCTTGCTCAATTGCGTTCTAATCTGAATGCCCTTACGTTATCATTAAACGCCAGTCAGCTGGAGCGCCTTTTAGCGTTGCAGGAACCTGCGGAAAGCTACTGGCACACCAGAAGCACTCTTGAATGGAACTAA
- a CDS encoding hypothetical protein (COG3304 Predicted membrane protein), producing MKTLGNVLWIVLGGGIFIFLEYLIGGLILCLTIVGIPFGLQAFKLAALSLTPFGKEVVPARQSGGCLYTLMNIIWILVGGIWVAITHAIFALLLAITIIGIPFARQHMKLAALSFSPFGYEIRTTTQGRKL from the coding sequence ATGAAAACGCTTGGAAATGTACTTTGGATTGTGCTTGGCGGAGGAATATTTATTTTTTTGGAATACCTGATTGGAGGCCTGATTCTTTGCCTTACCATAGTAGGGATTCCCTTTGGTCTGCAGGCTTTTAAGTTAGCAGCCCTTAGCCTTACACCTTTTGGTAAAGAAGTGGTGCCCGCCCGGCAAAGCGGAGGTTGCCTGTACACACTGATGAATATTATCTGGATTCTGGTAGGAGGCATTTGGGTAGCCATTACACATGCTATCTTTGCACTGCTACTGGCCATTACCATTATAGGTATTCCGTTTGCCCGTCAGCATATGAAGCTGGCGGCTTTATCATTTAGTCCCTTTGGATACGAAATTCGTACAACTACACAGGGCAGGAAATTATGA
- a CDS encoding small-conductance mechanosensitive channel (COG0668 Small-conductance mechanosensitive channel) yields MEQKKSKDKASVKENRRRIEFLVKLILFIGVIVWSIYYPDLLEQDYGIPRNLLSAITFYITAHIIISFSRLTLVAIYLRRRQRQTDFRDNFIIGINQIASILSFIALVFSVFFLFQIDPKEFVTSISIFAAAIAILFKDYINNMINGLILMFSSHLSIDDYVGIANYRGRIIDITLMNVHLLTDDDDVIYIANSTILTSNIVNFTIRNHRKLIIEFALQPDKIEGLNELESHLVNSLSEWKAQMLPDSAHLRVVDINTSTVLIKFQLILQRTNRRLERDIRRHLNWQIISYINERKRTESLSPQTQA; encoded by the coding sequence ATGGAACAAAAGAAATCAAAAGATAAAGCAAGTGTAAAAGAAAATCGCCGCCGGATAGAGTTTCTGGTAAAGCTAATTCTTTTTATCGGTGTTATTGTATGGAGCATCTATTATCCAGATCTGCTGGAGCAGGACTATGGCATTCCGCGCAACCTGCTCAGCGCTATTACTTTTTATATAACGGCGCATATCATTATATCCTTCAGCCGCTTAACCCTGGTGGCCATTTACCTGCGCCGCCGCCAGCGGCAAACCGACTTTCGCGATAACTTTATCATCGGCATCAACCAGATTGCCTCTATCCTGTCGTTTATCGCACTGGTTTTCAGTGTGTTCTTCCTGTTTCAGATCGACCCCAAGGAGTTTGTAACCTCTATCTCCATTTTTGCAGCGGCCATTGCCATCCTGTTCAAAGATTATATTAACAACATGATCAATGGCCTGATTCTGATGTTCTCCAGCCACCTTAGCATCGACGATTATGTAGGCATTGCCAATTACCGCGGGCGCATCATCGACATCACCCTGATGAACGTGCACCTGCTTACCGACGACGATGATGTGATCTACATTGCCAACAGCACTATTCTTACCAGCAATATTGTAAACTTCACCATCCGCAACCACAGAAAGCTCATTATTGAATTTGCCCTTCAGCCCGATAAGATCGAGGGGCTTAATGAGCTTGAAAGCCACCTGGTAAATTCTTTAAGTGAGTGGAAGGCGCAGATGCTACCAGACTCCGCCCATTTGCGGGTGGTGGATATCAACACCTCTACAGTGCTGATCAAATTTCAGCTTATCTTACAACGCACCAACCGCCGGCTGGAGCGCGATATTCGCCGGCACCTGAACTGGCAAATCATCAGTTACATCAATGAGCGCAAAAGAACAGAAAGCCTCAGCCCCCAAACCCAGGCCTGA
- a CDS encoding methylated-DNA--protein-cysteine methyltransferase (COG3695 Predicted methylated DNA-protein cysteine methyltransferase): MSAKEQKASAPKPRPDNFFEDVYAVVKLIPPGRVSSYGAIARYLGRSGSARMVGWALNSSHILQNVPAQRVVNREGMLSGKVHFGTPTRMQELLEAEGVKVENDQVVDFKKLFWDPEVELGNV; this comes from the coding sequence ATGAGCGCAAAAGAACAGAAAGCCTCAGCCCCCAAACCCAGGCCTGATAATTTTTTTGAGGATGTGTATGCGGTGGTAAAGCTCATACCCCCGGGCAGGGTAAGTAGCTATGGCGCTATTGCGCGCTACCTGGGCCGCAGTGGCAGTGCGCGCATGGTAGGCTGGGCGCTAAACAGTTCTCATATATTGCAAAATGTACCCGCCCAGCGGGTAGTGAACCGGGAGGGAATGTTATCCGGTAAAGTCCACTTCGGCACCCCCACCCGGATGCAGGAGCTTCTGGAAGCCGAAGGGGTAAAAGTGGAAAATGACCAGGTAGTGGATTTTAAAAAGCTGTTCTGGGACCCGGAGGTGGAGCTGGGGAATGTATAA